One window of the Procambarus clarkii isolate CNS0578487 unplaced genomic scaffold, FALCON_Pclarkii_2.0 HiC_scaffold_99, whole genome shotgun sequence genome contains the following:
- the LOC138360182 gene encoding uncharacterized protein, with protein sequence MLKEQWTPGVTVGTVNEYVQRFKERLTLAKELAGKHLKEAQRKMSEWYDKRAMPRVFQVGSQVMVLLLGKSRVTESRFEGPYQVLRRLGPVSYEIGKPDRPRKKQACHVDRLKPYFPVEGGAAVQDGTVTRDPQQKTILCMQVDQELPEEEGKWSRADGTRLINTESFSARRSCPNLMISVNGSNLAAYETCLSEIWDHPVVRTTLNERQCYWKFVPPQSNVAWSVE encoded by the exons atgctgaaggaacaatggacaccgggagtgaccgtgggaacggtcaatgAATATGTTCAAAGGTTCAAGGAGCGTCTCACTCTAgcaaaggaactagctgggaaacatctgaaggaggcgcagcgtaagatgtcggagtggtacgacaagagagctatgCCGAGGGTgttccaggttgggtcccaggtgatggtattgcTGCTGGGGAAaagtagggtgaccgagtcgcggttcgagggaccataccaggtgctacggcggttgggtcctgtatcgtatgaaatcgggaagccggatagaccccgcaagaaaCAGGCGTGTCATGTAGACCGCCTGAAGCCTTACTTccctgtggaaggaggagccgccgtgcAGGACGGGACGGTGACCCGAGACCCCCAGCAGAAGACGATTTTGTGCATGCAGGTGGACCAGGAActtccagaggaggaaggaaagtggtccagggcggacggcacccgtctcatcaacactgaga GTTTTTCTGCACGCAGATCTtgccctaatttgatgatatctgTCAACGGGTCCAATCTGGCGGCTTATGAAACATGCCTGAGTGAGATCTGGGACCACCCAGTTGTTCGCACTACCCTGAATGAACGGCAGTGCTACTGGAAATTTGTACCACCCCAGAGCAACGTGGCATGGAGTGTTGAATGA